In one Nitrosarchaeum sp. genomic region, the following are encoded:
- a CDS encoding 50S ribosomal protein L22, whose protein sequence is MGRFKYAFQNFDATKHVRSSLREKDISHKHAREVAVAIKGLSIEKARDYLQAVVNKERAIAFRRFNNQVGHRSDPGMMSGRYPQKTVKEFIKVLDNLESNAEYKGMDLDRLKIVNATVHKGVIVKRFIPRAMGRATPKNNVLTHVELVAQEI, encoded by the coding sequence ATGGGCAGATTCAAATACGCATTCCAAAATTTTGACGCAACTAAACATGTTCGTTCTTCACTAAGAGAAAAAGACATTTCACATAAACATGCACGTGAAGTAGCTGTTGCAATTAAAGGACTTTCAATTGAAAAAGCCAGAGATTATCTTCAAGCAGTAGTCAATAAAGAAAGAGCAATAGCATTTAGAAGATTCAACAATCAAGTCGGTCATAGATCAGATCCAGGAATGATGTCTGGTCGTTATCCACAAAAAACAGTAAAAGAATTCATCAAAGTATTAGATAATTTAGAATCAAATGCAGAATACAAGGGAATGGATTTAGATAGATTAAAAATTGTAAACGCAACAGTTCACAAAGGTGTGATTGTAAAACGATTTATTCCAAGAGCAATGGGAAGAGCCACTCCAAAAAATAATGTGTTAACACATGTAGAATTGGTGGCGCAGGAGATATAA
- a CDS encoding 30S ribosomal protein S19 has translation MIWTIRLHQYKERISKMVKEFLYRGLPKEELDNMSLEKLFLIFNSRQRRSLTRGITDDKRKLIEEIKSAKAGKTKNPIKTHSRDLIILPYMVGVTVNIFSGKEFTPVLIKTEMIGHYLGEYVITNKRVQHGAPGVGASRSSLYVPLK, from the coding sequence ATAATATGGACAATAAGGCTTCATCAATACAAAGAGAGGATAAGTAAAATGGTCAAAGAATTTCTATATCGAGGATTACCAAAAGAGGAGCTAGACAACATGTCACTAGAGAAATTATTTTTAATATTTAATTCCAGACAAAGACGTTCACTTACACGTGGAATTACAGATGACAAGAGAAAACTTATTGAAGAAATAAAATCCGCAAAAGCTGGAAAAACAAAAAATCCAATCAAAACTCATTCTAGAGATTTAATTATTCTACCATACATGGTAGGTGTTACAGTAAATATTTTTTCAGGAAAAGAATTCACTCCAGTTTTAATTAAAACTGAAATGATAGGACATTATCTTGGAGAATATGTCATAACAAACAAAAGAGTTCAACATGGTGCACCAGGTGTCGGCGCATCAAGATCCAGTCTCTACGTACCATTAAAGTGA
- a CDS encoding 50S ribosomal protein L23 yields MNVDQASKIILKPYITEKTFAMVENESKICFIVDRSASKPQIIEAVSALYNQKATQVNTARTIYGKKAFVQFESTEKARDLATKIGML; encoded by the coding sequence ATGAATGTAGATCAAGCAAGTAAAATTATTTTGAAACCATACATTACTGAAAAAACATTTGCAATGGTAGAAAATGAAAGCAAAATTTGCTTTATTGTAGATAGATCAGCCAGCAAACCACAGATAATTGAAGCTGTAAGTGCATTATACAATCAAAAAGCTACTCAAGTAAACACAGCAAGAACAATTTACGGTAAAAAGGCATTTGTTCAATTTGAAAGTACAGAAAAAGCCAGAGACTTGGCCACAAAGATAGGAATGCTATAA
- the rplD gene encoding 50S ribosomal protein L4: MKTSLLTIKGTKDSEVELPLIFSTPFRAELIHKAFTNLTSHKFQPQGRHPTAGMDVVARSNDPPTGQHQARIAKMKGGGGGRQGQAGGVASVRGGRQAHPPIVDRVIFKKLNKKENKLAFCSAIAATASKDLVKSRGHKIEGIESFPIVVTNDIESISKASDIFKVLEDLKLMKDVERLQARKPRTGKSSLRGRSKKVGKSVLFVTKDASKISKACGALPGVEVRSVKELSVLDLAPGSDPIRLTVYSKAAIEEIAKIKSTHLELMVKVR; the protein is encoded by the coding sequence ATGAAAACATCATTATTAACAATAAAGGGAACCAAAGATAGTGAAGTTGAATTGCCACTAATCTTTTCAACTCCATTTAGAGCAGAGCTTATTCACAAAGCATTTACAAATTTGACTTCACATAAATTCCAACCACAGGGAAGACATCCAACTGCAGGTATGGATGTAGTAGCAAGATCAAACGATCCTCCAACAGGACAGCACCAAGCACGTATTGCAAAGATGAAAGGTGGCGGTGGTGGAAGACAAGGTCAAGCAGGTGGTGTTGCTTCAGTAAGAGGTGGTAGACAAGCTCATCCTCCAATAGTAGACAGAGTGATTTTTAAGAAATTAAACAAGAAAGAAAACAAGCTAGCATTTTGTTCTGCAATAGCTGCAACTGCTTCAAAAGATTTGGTAAAATCAAGAGGCCACAAAATAGAAGGCATCGAATCATTCCCAATTGTTGTTACAAATGACATTGAATCAATTTCAAAAGCAAGCGATATTTTCAAAGTGTTAGAAGATCTAAAATTAATGAAAGACGTAGAAAGACTTCAAGCAAGAAAACCACGTACTGGAAAATCATCACTTAGAGGCCGAAGTAAAAAGGTTGGAAAGAGTGTATTGTTTGTCACAAAAGATGCATCAAAAATAAGCAAAGCCTGCGGGGCATTACCAGGAGTCGAAGTAAGATCTGTAAAAGAATTAAGCGTATTAGATTTGGCACCAGGTTCCGATCCAATTAGATTAACAGTGTATTCAAAAGCAGCAATTGAAGAGATTGCAAAGATAAAATCAACACATCTAGAATTAATGGTGAAAGTAAGATGA
- a CDS encoding 50S ribosomal protein L3: MGHRKYAQPRRGSAAYYPRGRAKSMEARIRTWPKNNSDEPKILAHCGFKAGCVQLVTIDDREKTPNAGKQLVSLGTVLVTPPVSILGVRGYSKDHYGLHAEFDVYAKEFPKNISKEINFKNKEGAMENAEKILGRVKEIFAIVAVSPRDAGLEQKKPYIFEALVSGGDIKKQFAHVKELLGKEIKIDQIFETGATIDVAAITKGKGWQGVIQRFGVKKKQHKSRKTVREVASLGPISPASVMYSVPRAGQMGFHQRTEYDKRIMVIGNTENNQIKINPDGGYKHFGLVKGDFIILKGSVPGTYRRLIKLRSQIRNAPVKITKPNILEVVI, translated from the coding sequence ATGGGTCATCGAAAATACGCGCAACCACGTAGAGGTAGCGCAGCATACTATCCAAGAGGACGTGCCAAAAGTATGGAGGCACGTATCAGAACATGGCCAAAAAACAATTCTGATGAACCAAAAATTTTAGCACATTGCGGTTTCAAAGCAGGCTGTGTTCAACTAGTTACCATCGATGATCGTGAAAAGACTCCAAATGCAGGAAAACAACTTGTAAGTCTTGGAACAGTGTTAGTAACTCCACCAGTTTCAATATTAGGAGTTAGAGGGTATTCAAAAGATCATTATGGATTACATGCAGAATTTGACGTATATGCAAAAGAATTTCCAAAAAATATCTCTAAAGAAATTAATTTTAAAAATAAAGAAGGTGCAATGGAAAATGCAGAAAAAATACTTGGCAGGGTCAAAGAAATTTTTGCAATAGTTGCTGTATCTCCACGTGATGCGGGATTAGAACAAAAAAAGCCATACATCTTTGAAGCATTAGTTAGCGGCGGTGACATCAAAAAACAATTTGCACATGTAAAAGAACTGTTAGGAAAAGAAATTAAAATTGATCAAATTTTTGAAACAGGAGCAACAATCGATGTCGCAGCAATTACAAAAGGTAAAGGGTGGCAAGGAGTCATACAAAGATTCGGAGTAAAGAAAAAACAACACAAATCAAGAAAAACAGTTAGAGAAGTTGCATCACTAGGTCCAATTTCACCAGCTAGTGTCATGTATTCAGTTCCAAGAGCAGGTCAAATGGGATTTCATCAAAGAACAGAATACGACAAAAGAATAATGGTAATTGGCAATACAGAAAATAATCAAATAAAAATAAATCCAGACGGGGGTTACAAACACTTTGGTTTAGTAAAAGGAGATTTCATTATTCTAAAAGGCTCAGTTCCAGGAACATATAGAAGATTAATCAAGCTAAGAAGTCAAATTAGAAACGCACCAGTAAAAATCACCAAGCCAAATATTTTGGAGGTAGTAATCTGA
- a CDS encoding putative RNA uridine N3 methyltransferase — protein MKISVAIPESALSDESLKLDKTRKISVLARACAIFKIDTIYVYQEGNYREDGNLLVTILRYLETPQFLRRRLFPKMNELKFAGVLYPLKIPSHSTPANSKKINVGDVREGVIVSLKGKKFIDVGINELIPFFGKENVGKRATVQFKTGYPDFSVKEIQRNETSSYWGYAVKERASLFSLLTEWQGNIIITSRKGRTATKEQLTKYLSSDLPLLVVFGSPEKGVHEILGGKMKNVQNARTLNFFPNQATETVRLDEALLGILSIINAYKIG, from the coding sequence TTGAAAATTTCTGTTGCAATCCCTGAATCAGCATTATCTGATGAATCTTTAAAGCTGGATAAGACACGAAAAATATCTGTACTTGCAAGAGCTTGTGCAATTTTTAAAATCGATACAATTTATGTTTACCAAGAAGGAAATTATAGAGAAGACGGAAATTTACTTGTAACAATTTTAAGATATCTTGAGACCCCTCAATTTTTGCGAAGACGATTATTCCCAAAGATGAACGAGTTGAAGTTTGCAGGTGTGTTGTATCCGTTAAAAATTCCTAGTCACTCAACACCAGCAAATTCTAAAAAAATTAACGTTGGAGATGTAAGAGAAGGAGTAATAGTAAGTTTAAAGGGTAAAAAATTCATTGATGTTGGAATTAATGAATTAATACCATTTTTTGGAAAAGAAAATGTCGGTAAAAGAGCAACCGTCCAATTCAAGACAGGATATCCAGATTTTTCAGTTAAAGAAATTCAAAGAAATGAGACCTCGTCATATTGGGGTTATGCAGTTAAAGAGAGAGCAAGCTTATTTTCATTGTTAACTGAATGGCAAGGAAACATCATAATTACTTCAAGAAAGGGTAGAACGGCAACAAAAGAACAATTAACAAAATATCTAAGCTCAGATCTTCCTCTTTTAGTGGTATTTGGTTCGCCTGAAAAAGGAGTTCATGAAATATTGGGAGGTAAAATGAAAAACGTTCAGAATGCAAGAACATTGAATTTCTTTCCAAACCAGGCAACTGAAACTGTACGTCTAGATGAAGCACTTTTAGGAATATTATCAATAATTAATGCATACAAAATAGGTTAA
- a CDS encoding archaeal proteasome endopeptidase complex subunit alpha, with protein sequence MLPAQQGYDRAITVFSPDGRLYQVEYAIETVRRGTIAVGIKSKEGIVIAVEEKPRKLQITDVAQKIFQIDDHIGVAAAGYIPDARSQVDNARFFSQSNKMIYDESVEVETIAKHLADQSQQYTQYAGVRPYGVALILGGVVNNNAQLYLTDPSGTYISYDAIAIGSGSDQVTDFLEKTYNHELSIEDASVLASAAIYLSSEDREGTSHIRMAQIKTKTETFELVSDEQIAKYAKTAKEKYPHEKK encoded by the coding sequence ATGCTTCCTGCACAACAAGGCTACGATAGAGCCATTACAGTATTTTCACCAGACGGCAGACTATACCAAGTAGAATATGCTATTGAGACTGTACGTAGAGGAACTATCGCAGTTGGGATAAAATCTAAAGAAGGAATCGTAATTGCAGTAGAAGAAAAACCAAGAAAATTACAGATTACAGATGTTGCACAAAAAATATTTCAAATTGATGATCATATAGGAGTAGCAGCAGCAGGATACATTCCAGATGCTAGAAGTCAGGTAGATAATGCTAGATTCTTTTCTCAAAGTAACAAGATGATTTATGATGAATCTGTGGAAGTTGAAACAATTGCAAAACATTTAGCTGATCAATCTCAACAATATACACAGTATGCAGGTGTAAGACCATATGGTGTTGCATTAATTTTGGGAGGAGTTGTAAATAACAACGCACAACTTTACCTCACAGATCCAAGTGGAACATACATTTCATACGATGCAATTGCAATTGGATCTGGTTCTGATCAAGTAACAGACTTTTTAGAAAAAACATACAATCATGAACTGTCAATAGAAGATGCATCAGTATTAGCATCTGCAGCAATTTATCTATCTAGTGAAGACAGAGAAGGAACAAGTCATATCAGAATGGCACAGATTAAAACCAAAACAGAGACATTTGAACTAGTCTCAGATGAACAGATTGCAAAATATGCAAAAACTGCCAAAGAGAAATATCCTCACGAAAAAAAATAA
- a CDS encoding DUF371 domain-containing protein — translation MRFEIQFSGHENIRSNHQKTIEITKESHLTPSGDCIIGVNASASCADLPDSIKKKLQNPNSKVNFSIKVGSHEFVVEGRGHEDLILTHHEDIVIRKSNFVCPRTLAVKCDKASDLLPREMISLLQNPNTRGTFTIMID, via the coding sequence ATGCGATTTGAGATTCAATTTTCTGGTCATGAAAATATACGATCAAATCATCAGAAAACAATTGAAATTACAAAAGAATCCCATCTCACTCCAAGCGGTGATTGTATCATTGGTGTCAATGCTTCTGCTAGCTGTGCTGATTTGCCTGATTCAATTAAAAAAAAATTACAAAACCCAAATTCAAAAGTTAACTTTTCAATTAAAGTAGGTTCACATGAATTTGTTGTCGAAGGAAGAGGTCATGAGGATCTAATTCTTACTCATCATGAAGATATTGTAATACGAAAAAGTAATTTTGTCTGTCCAAGAACATTGGCTGTAAAGTGCGACAAGGCATCGGATCTTCTGCCCAGAGAGATGATCTCTTTATTACAAAACCCTAACACTAGGGGCACATTTACAATAATGATCGATTAA
- a CDS encoding Snf7 family protein, with the protein MISNSWNKTEGESISQRVMGKVRPDIPLKSRIEEAQRKLQFQISKLEGINEKLQKKHDGIFEKVVNAQKTHNNAYAQAYANELVQVRKMKNMVSGAKLSMEQIQLRLNTVSELGDVVVTLSPCMSIIKGLSPSLSGIMPEATSSMQDLSQILGDVMSGSSMEGNDLMSLGNTNNNADTLAILEEAHSIIAGQTKSSIPDIPDTLKQGTPQRRTSDVLI; encoded by the coding sequence TTGATAAGTAACTCATGGAATAAAACCGAAGGAGAAAGTATTTCTCAACGAGTAATGGGAAAAGTAAGACCAGATATTCCATTAAAATCTAGAATTGAAGAAGCACAAAGAAAATTACAATTTCAAATAAGTAAATTAGAAGGGATTAATGAAAAACTACAAAAAAAACACGACGGAATTTTTGAGAAAGTAGTCAATGCACAAAAAACACACAACAATGCATATGCACAAGCATATGCAAACGAGCTCGTCCAAGTTAGAAAAATGAAAAACATGGTAAGCGGGGCAAAATTATCAATGGAGCAAATTCAATTAAGGCTCAATACAGTGTCTGAACTTGGAGATGTGGTAGTTACACTTAGTCCATGTATGTCAATAATCAAAGGATTGAGTCCTTCACTAAGTGGTATCATGCCAGAAGCAACATCATCTATGCAAGACTTGTCACAAATATTGGGAGATGTAATGAGTGGATCATCGATGGAAGGAAATGATTTGATGAGCCTTGGAAATACAAATAACAACGCAGACACATTGGCAATTCTTGAAGAAGCACATTCTATAATTGCAGGACAAACCAAATCATCAATACCAGATATTCCAGACACACTAAAACAAGGCACACCCCAAAGAAGAACCTCAGATGTTTTAATCTAA
- a CDS encoding redoxin family protein, with product MKSEIKTAIIFGMIIIGIVGTISVLLSSINSDIETSDSSLETNAVNNIDKSKFKKAPQIVGIANYFNTTPEELAKEMKGKVVLYDIWTYSCINCVRTLPYIVAWNEKYSDEGLLIIGIHSPEFEFEKIPENVKSAIIKHGIKYPVVMDNDMATWKAFENRYWPRKYIADDEGYIRYDHIGEGDYKETEKVIQSLLKERAINLGLQINSTEKLVDIKEFEHSNFRTPELYFGYDFAQGRNQLGSNEGFSPEKTVTYSEPNNIELHKFYPVGEWKNLEDSMELVSSNGSIKLHYNAKEVNIVTSNMAKLEILLDGLPISKDYAGTDVNEEGKITVSEAGLYNIVNSNEPSSHILEIKINEPGFQIYTFTFG from the coding sequence ATGAAATCAGAAATTAAAACTGCAATCATTTTTGGGATGATCATAATAGGTATTGTAGGAACAATCAGCGTACTACTGTCTTCAATAAATTCAGACATAGAAACATCAGATAGTTCGCTTGAAACAAATGCTGTAAACAACATAGACAAATCAAAGTTTAAAAAAGCACCACAGATTGTAGGAATTGCAAATTATTTTAACACAACACCGGAAGAGTTGGCAAAAGAAATGAAAGGAAAAGTTGTGCTGTATGACATATGGACGTATAGTTGCATTAACTGTGTGAGAACCCTACCATACATTGTTGCATGGAATGAAAAATATTCAGATGAAGGATTATTAATAATAGGAATTCATTCTCCTGAATTTGAATTTGAAAAAATTCCTGAAAATGTAAAATCTGCAATCATCAAACATGGAATAAAGTATCCAGTTGTAATGGATAACGATATGGCAACATGGAAAGCATTTGAAAATCGATATTGGCCCAGAAAATACATTGCAGATGATGAAGGATACATAAGATATGATCATATTGGAGAGGGAGATTACAAGGAGACAGAAAAAGTAATTCAATCATTACTAAAAGAAAGGGCAATAAATTTAGGATTACAAATTAATTCTACTGAAAAACTAGTAGACATTAAAGAATTTGAGCATTCAAATTTCAGAACACCGGAATTGTATTTTGGATATGACTTTGCTCAAGGCAGAAATCAGCTGGGAAGTAACGAAGGATTCAGCCCAGAAAAGACAGTAACATATTCTGAACCAAATAATATCGAATTACACAAATTTTATCCAGTAGGAGAATGGAAAAACCTAGAAGACAGCATGGAGCTAGTTTCAAGCAACGGTTCAATCAAACTGCATTATAATGCAAAAGAAGTAAACATCGTTACATCTAACATGGCAAAATTAGAGATACTCCTTGATGGGTTGCCTATCTCAAAAGATTATGCAGGTACTGATGTAAATGAAGAGGGCAAAATTACAGTTTCAGAAGCAGGACTGTACAATATTGTAAACAGCAATGAGCCTTCATCGCACATACTAGAAATCAAGATAAACGAACCAGGATTTCAAATATACACATTTACGTTTGGATAA
- a CDS encoding cytochrome c biogenesis protein CcdA, which yields MVEVTLAVAALAGLASFVAPCILPMIPAFLAYISGTTLSDLNQNKGSKTVTINRTNIILNSVFFVLGFSVVFSTLGVIINSILANTVGEVIGVLNQVGGIIIVSFGTFLILSTKISKLNVEKKFLPKRTRASFPLSFVFGLAFAAGWTPCVGPILGTILTLAATTPSVAFNLLLVYSLGLGIPFILMGVFYSRANKIIKIMSRHLKFYNIILGSFIILLGVLVFTNQLAYIANFPLLNELLLWS from the coding sequence ATGGTAGAAGTTACACTTGCAGTTGCAGCATTGGCAGGGTTAGCCTCATTTGTTGCTCCATGTATACTACCTATGATTCCAGCATTTCTAGCATATATTTCAGGAACTACACTAAGCGATCTTAATCAAAATAAAGGAAGCAAAACAGTTACAATTAACAGAACAAACATCATACTGAATTCAGTATTTTTTGTTCTTGGATTTTCAGTTGTGTTTTCTACATTAGGGGTAATAATTAACAGTATATTAGCAAATACAGTTGGTGAAGTAATCGGAGTATTAAATCAGGTAGGCGGAATTATTATTGTAAGTTTTGGAACTTTTCTGATATTATCTACAAAAATCAGTAAACTAAATGTTGAAAAAAAGTTCTTACCTAAACGAACTAGAGCAAGCTTTCCACTTTCTTTTGTGTTTGGATTAGCATTTGCTGCAGGTTGGACTCCATGTGTAGGGCCTATTTTGGGGACTATTCTAACTCTTGCAGCAACAACACCGTCAGTTGCTTTCAATTTACTGTTAGTATACTCTCTAGGGTTAGGCATACCATTTATCCTAATGGGAGTATTTTATTCAAGAGCAAATAAAATAATAAAAATTATGAGCAGACATTTAAAATTCTACAACATAATTTTAGGTTCATTCATTATACTTTTGGGAGTCTTAGTATTTACAAATCAATTGGCATACATTGCTAATTTTCCATTACTCAATGAGTTATTACTTTGGAGTTAA
- a CDS encoding response regulator — protein MPSVLVVDDDPDSRDALSDLLELKGVEVLAKGINGHDAVQKFSQHKPDLVLMDMMMPNFDGMYGLEHIKNIDSSAKVIMITADQSQTTRDKIYRYPNTKIIAKPIDVDELIKLIMEKSFW, from the coding sequence TTGCCTAGCGTTCTTGTTGTTGATGATGATCCTGACAGTCGTGATGCTTTATCTGATCTGCTTGAATTAAAGGGGGTTGAAGTTTTAGCAAAGGGAATTAATGGGCATGACGCTGTACAAAAATTTTCTCAGCATAAACCTGATCTAGTATTGATGGATATGATGATGCCTAATTTTGATGGGATGTATGGTTTGGAACATATTAAAAATATTGATTCAAGTGCCAAAGTGATAATGATAACTGCAGATCAATCACAAACAACACGTGATAAAATTTACAGATATCCAAATACGAAAATTATTGCTAAGCCTATTGATGTTGATGAACTAATTAAACTGATTATGGAAAAATCATTTTGGTAA
- a CDS encoding HAMP domain-containing sensor histidine kinase, which yields MERNEKKIGINNKIIFGCIIFALVSLYGVNNVVSIKYFSEYISLPIYTIITGVLIIMAIWALSSADRINEISKKSLVFLVLSFCSWFAAEQTWNLHEHVLFIDPYPSIADFFYIIAPIFMFISLMIFLKPLRDHIKKKHIVFAIIVSASILIPILAITFQANIETEFFEIAVALIYPIVDAILLIPAIMSIILSFKINKNSFWTLILIGIVSFIIADNIYLILVIDDAYFDGHPIDILWLISYVAWSFAMYKLIQSSKRNKPKKYQNNEEPITAKNIATYGINLVLVLIIVTTIAVLFALNYFWSIEQSGNFMMFFSLVLITLLVVFSSIIVILNSKLTNALDTKNVKIDNLTNELIKAERLSAIGELAARLSHDLRNPLSVIKSSVEIALIRNKESLSSKDHESIQRINNAIQRMTNQIEDVLDYVKTTELQKKQMSVKSCLTNIVNELQPNKINIKIPDNDITVLADEGKLEIVFSNLIKNAMDAIGDNPGNIEIKFHDEEKNAVIDVIDSGSGINEYDMNKIFEPLYTTKQTGTGLGLVSCKNIIEQHGGKISVKNNPTTFTITLPK from the coding sequence TTGGAAAGAAACGAAAAAAAAATAGGCATTAATAACAAAATTATATTTGGTTGCATAATTTTTGCACTAGTTTCGTTATACGGTGTCAATAATGTAGTAAGCATTAAATATTTTTCAGAGTATATCTCATTACCAATCTACACTATAATTACGGGAGTTCTGATAATTATGGCCATATGGGCATTATCAAGTGCTGACAGAATAAACGAAATTAGTAAAAAATCACTTGTTTTCCTAGTTTTATCATTTTGTTCATGGTTTGCAGCAGAACAGACATGGAATTTGCATGAACATGTTTTATTTATTGATCCCTATCCATCCATTGCGGACTTTTTCTATATCATAGCGCCAATTTTCATGTTTATCTCATTAATGATTTTCTTGAAACCATTACGTGATCACATAAAGAAAAAACACATAGTATTTGCCATCATAGTATCAGCATCAATTTTAATTCCTATTTTAGCAATTACTTTTCAGGCCAATATAGAAACTGAATTTTTTGAAATTGCAGTTGCGTTAATTTATCCAATTGTAGATGCGATTTTATTAATTCCTGCAATAATGTCAATAATTTTATCATTCAAAATTAATAAGAATTCTTTTTGGACATTAATTTTAATCGGGATTGTAAGTTTCATAATAGCTGATAACATATATTTGATTTTAGTTATTGATGATGCGTATTTTGATGGACATCCAATAGATATTTTGTGGTTAATTAGTTATGTGGCATGGAGTTTTGCAATGTATAAATTAATTCAAAGTTCCAAAAGAAATAAACCCAAAAAATATCAAAACAATGAGGAACCTATCACAGCAAAAAACATTGCAACATATGGAATTAATCTAGTACTTGTTTTGATAATTGTTACAACAATCGCAGTTTTGTTTGCATTAAACTATTTTTGGAGTATTGAACAGAGTGGAAATTTCATGATGTTCTTTTCGCTAGTCCTAATAACATTACTAGTCGTATTTTCAAGCATAATTGTAATCCTTAATTCAAAACTAACCAATGCGCTTGATACAAAAAATGTAAAAATAGACAACCTAACAAACGAATTGATTAAAGCAGAAAGATTATCCGCAATAGGAGAACTTGCGGCTAGATTATCCCATGATTTAAGAAATCCGTTAAGCGTAATTAAATCATCAGTGGAAATAGCACTAATACGAAATAAAGAGTCACTATCTTCAAAAGATCACGAGAGTATACAACGAATTAACAATGCAATACAGCGAATGACTAATCAAATTGAAGATGTTTTAGATTATGTAAAAACAACAGAACTTCAAAAGAAACAAATGTCAGTAAAATCTTGTCTTACAAACATTGTTAATGAGCTACAACCAAATAAAATCAACATCAAGATTCCAGATAACGACATAACGGTTTTAGCAGATGAAGGGAAATTAGAAATTGTTTTTTCAAATCTAATAAAAAATGCAATGGATGCAATCGGAGATAATCCAGGAAATATAGAAATCAAATTCCATGATGAAGAAAAGAATGCAGTCATAGATGTAATCGATTCAGGTTCAGGAATCAATGAATATGATATGAATAAAATTTTTGAGCCACTCTACACCACTAAGCAAACTGGTACGGGTCTAGGATTGGTAAGTTGTAAAAATATCATAGAACAGCATGGTGGAAAAATATCAGTAAAAAACAATCCAACTACATTTACAATAACATTACCAAAATGA